A region from the Panicum hallii strain FIL2 chromosome 1, PHallii_v3.1, whole genome shotgun sequence genome encodes:
- the LOC112897186 gene encoding uncharacterized protein LOC112897186 yields MAGSQLTRVLIDDGSGLNLLFMSTLKKMGLDISKMLTPSKAPFYNIVQGNAATPLGSVVLPGTFGTKDSYCTEYIKFEVADFDSSYHAILGRPAFTKFKAVPHYIYLLLKIPGKIGVLTLRGHLKKLYDCDQEAIEYVTTSRVPEPSAEVLTAALKLTNMEMEISNQWLSQSRVKPNPSDVGIKTI; encoded by the coding sequence ATGGCGGGCTCACAActcacccgagtactcatcgacgatGGGAGCGGCCTCAATCTGCTTTTCATGAGTACTCTCAAGAAGATGGGACTGGatatctccaagatgctcactcccagcaaagctcctttctacAACATCGTCCAGGGTaatgcggctacaccactcgggtcagtggtcctgccaggcACCTTCGGGACAAAAGACAGCTActgcaccgagtacatcaagttcgaggtggcagaTTTTGACtcgtcataccatgccatccttggcagaccaGCATTCACCAAATTCAAGGCCGTGCCCCACTACATCTACCTACTACTCAAGATTCCAGGCAAGATAGGCGTACTCACACTCCGTGGCCACCTGAAGAAGTTGTACGACTGCGACCAGGAGGCGATTGAGTACGTCACGACTTCACGCGTGCCAGAGCCGTCTgcagaagtactcacggccgcgctAAAGCTGACCaacatggagatggagatctcaAACCAGTGGCtaagccagtcgagggttaaacctaaCCCCAGCGATGTTGGCATCAAGACTATCtag